tacaaaaaaaaaataataataataagaagaagaaaaaatgtttCTCATCCAATATTCATGAAGGATATGTGACTGAACAGTGGAGCATGTCTTAGATGTTTCATATTAGAAATTTCTCGATTATGCAAATAGTTGCTTGAACTATGGCATTGAACTGGAAAATTATACATGGTAATTCTCATTTGATTCTCGAGAAGAAGTTAGAAAATGAGAACCAATTGAAGATGTTTTAGATTAAGCACGTAAAAATGAGGATGTGTAAGTATTACAATTGTGGAAAAGAAGTTCAGTAGATTCATCGAAAACACAACTTTCACAAAAGTCAATAGTATTATTCAAATCAAGTGAACATGGTAAGAAAGTTTTAAGCAATTTAGTGTCTGACCAAGCCTTGCATGGCGCCATACACTATGGGAAAATTTATTTGCCATTAGTGGAGCAAGAAAAATGGCTGAAAGACTTTTGGAGTTGATTGGGTATACACCATCGACCTCTTAAGTATCACCCGATCGATTGTTTTCCAAATCTGTGACTATGAAACTCCTTGGATAGAAGATTTGGAGACCTACGACACATTTTAGTTAGCCTAGCTATTCTTCAACACAAAGTATGAATGTAATTTGAATTCGATTTAGCATGTAGACTCAAAAGATTGACTAGTTTATATCCTTTTTGCAATATTCTAGGTTCACCAGAGCGAAACATGATGGCCATTCTAAAACAAAGAATACTATTGCAAAACATAGTATTACCATTATTGTGCTAATTATTTTGGATGTCCAACAAGTTTAGACATTCTACTATATGCTATACAGTgacaacaagaaaaaagaaaaaaaaaatcatcattttgggggggggggggatggcaAGTGATTTGCTAGTAAATTTGCTAATAAAGTCAAGGACAGTACTAGTTGCAAGGTCCTAAACATTAACCTAAACCGAAAATATTACTACTAGTGgacttaaatataattaaaattaatgtgtgacaaaaaaataatgatttggGTGAGATGGGTGCCTAGTTCCATATGTAATTTGCTAGTGCATACTACAACATATATGGGTATGAGAATATCTTTTGAGTGGTTCCTCTGATGTAGGGCTGAGAACAGCCTCCAATAGTAGTATGCCACGTAGCCCACCCATTAGACTAGGAATGGGACACACCGCACCGAAATAGACATCCCTCACCTCCCTCGAAACCCAATTCCTCCCTCATGTctgagcctctctctctctctctcttcaaatctCTCAACATTGTTTCCATCCCTCTTGCTCGTCTCCCTCTCTCATCCAATTCCTCGCAGATGGAGGCCTTCCCATCTCTTCAAATTCTTCATTGTAGGAGCACCGCTTGCCAGGCAACCATTTAAATGATCCTTCTCTTACCAACATGTAAAAGATATCACAACTcatatcttcaaaatctaagGATGAACATAGACAAGATGATCAATTTTGAATTTGTAGACTGTAGATTTCGTGCAAcatgtagaatatagtttttaACTTTGAAATCAAAACATGCAAAATTTAGTTTTTCACACAACAAAACAATATCAGCCTTGGATCAAAGGTTTTGGGGCAAGATAAAAACAAGGtaatgagagtgagagagatacTTGGAATCGTGGTTAATGGAAGCCCAAATTCATTGGTGAAGAAATCTTGAGTAGAATCTTGCACATATTCAGACTCATTCCTACACACCCGTTGTTCTCCAGATACCTTGGCgggagaaaattgaaaataaacataaacaATTTGAACAAACCTTGTTAGAAATTTATTCTAAATGATAAAATCATCTTCTTTATCTAGCCGCTGCCATATATAGCCAGAAGGCAAAGGATCGAAAAGGTCTTGGAACCATCCATATTTTACCTGCACTTCTTTATATGAACTATACTCCATAGCCACCACATTGATCTGATATGGGTTCGGTGAGAGAGAGACGAGGGTGAGGGGATGGATTAGggtattttggaaaaaaatctgATGTAGTCTATCCTCATAGATTTTTTTCCTACATTACTAATGTGACAGTTGCCTACTGGATGCTGGTTTAACCTTCAAAACAGATGTACCGCTCCAAAGCGGAACTCTATGGGTATGAGTATTGCTGCGCGTGAGGACTACCTATGGAAGAAAGACCTAAAATCCTTTGCCACGCGCGATTACCCCTCGTGGAAGAAAGACCTAAAATCCTTCATCGCAGGGTTGTAAAAAATATGGTGTCACATAAAGTAATTGATGGCAGCAAATAGTCGGATTGTAGACAATTAGTCATAGCCGGATTGGAAAATTAACCTTCTTGCTAATTTTGGACTACAATATAATGCAATTAGTTGGGCTCACCATATAGAGTAGttttaaatattctaataaaCATTGTATTTAATCAATTTATGACATAAtatctactttttattatttgaatggaaagtaaatatgaaaaatgacaataataaaGTTATTATTCTATTACATATcctaataattaatatcataattaagGTCTTGCACGTACATGTAATTGGCACTCGCCTACTTGAATTTGTAGAAGAACAAAAAGGGATATATCGACTGTTTATTAGTCATaactgaatcttgctataagagatatcactacaacaaaatagaGTTTTTGGGACAAGAATTTTCATCCTAAAAAACTACGATTTCACTCCAAAagaattttgggatgaaaacaAATCATCCTAGTAATATCACtatcccaaaatattttttggaacaAAATTGAGCAAAACCATTCGATAGCTTTCAAACAGTAAATTCTTTTTGgaacaatcaaattttcaattgTAAAAGTATGTTTGGACACATTGGATTTAGCAGTCGATCGAAAGCAAATTGTTCAAACGTATTGATATGGAGAAACATTCAATTATTAAATTTAGTGTTCAACCATACACTATGTTTGAATGCATTCTGTTGTGTATTTGAACGTACTAGTACAAGACATTCGAATGTTTGATATAGTCTTTAGGCGTAGGTGTAATGTTCGATGTGGTCAGAAACCATTCGAACAAGAAGTTATGTTCGTACGCCGATTACAAATTACATTCGAATGTTCTCTAAACTCGTTTGAATGGTTAGATTGACTTTATTTACGTACAAACGGTTATTGGGTGTTCGAACAGTACGAAtttatttttacccaataatgaAAAGCCAattaatatcttaaaaaatcttttgtTCAATAAACATGAAAAGTAGTCTCATAAGTGGAAACTAAGGCGAGTTAACAATGTGCATGACACCTCTAGTAGTGCCTCGATCTCGACAAGATTGTACGGTTAgctttaaagaaaattatatttatcgtagaaatgaaggaaatgaaattagaaaatatttaatatgttttattcactttaattgaaacaaaattattatcaatatttggCCTTGTTTTGGAGAGTTAATCTCTTGGTGAGTCAGTCAGAGAGCTAAAAATGGGTGAAGATGGGATGCGACTTCCTTCTTCTTGGGTGGCATGATTTAAGAGTACTAATACATacatcacataaaaaatttgtTATAAAGTGTCATGTGAACACAAAACACATCAATCATCCATATCAAATTTAGTTGATCATTCACCTTCTCATTATATGTAGATACTTTAGATGAATCAACATTTTTCTCAACTATTGCATCCACAATTTCAGTGTCAATATCTTCACTATGTAAAGGAATTATCTCATACTAGCTCAAATCCATAAACAAGTTAAAGATAAGATTGATTATCTAGATATGCTTTTTGAGTAGACggaccatcttcttcttcatcttgttCTTCTACCTTGGGgataagatcatatatatatttattggagaAAACCTTTGTAATACTTGCCATTAATTTCCTAACTCGTGATCACCAAAGAAGAATATTGAGATATTTGAGAAGCCAAAACAAAAGGATCATCATAATATTTTGGCAAGgtattaatactaaaaaatatgcATCATCGTGCACTCCCCTTTGATAATTGTTTAAATGctaccaattacatttaaatagaTATACCACAAACTCCCTCAAATATTTCAAGCCAATTATATCGACAATAACCCCATAAAAATCAACGTTTTCATGCCAATTATATCAAAAATTCCCCACTATAATGCATTCTAACAATACTATAAGTGTTCGAATTAAGAAGTAGCATAAACGTTCAAATGTGTAATTTGACTTATATTGCATATGATTATATTACTCATTGcacataaataattatatataaagcaCAATATCTCTATTAAAAATCTATAATACAAAAGGACAAGagacaatatttataaaaaaaaaaaaaacaaataaaggcaTAGAAACTAGAACAATCCTAGGGTGCACACCAAATGTGAACCCCAAACTGTCATATTTGGGAGTTATACTATAATTTTCCTAGAAACTAATGCTATAATATATACTTGCAAACgtcatatgtgtgtgtatatatatatatatttatgcatatatattttgatatagtGATAtcgctatatgatatttttttttataggatatagacttcatttcattcaatGAAATCAAAGTTATAATTATGACTGATAAATACAGAAAAAAACCTAGATTACAAGCCAAACTACTCATCTATTCGGGGCTTTCCCatacacaaatttctttgtgacgggtATTATCTTAACTTTTATAAGTTCTCTAATTACAAAATCTTCTGAGATATGAGACtctgtaaaaataaatatgtcaATCTCGATTTATCTGAGAATATAATACTCTGTAAAAATAGAGATAACATCCCCAACCTCTAAAGGAGGAGAGGGAAAACCATCCCCCTTCCTCCACAGGAGGAGAGCGCTCTCCTGCTATGGACAACAAGTCCAATAGCCTATTGCTTTTTATTGTTACTTAACACTAACAACATATCACAACAAAATTACAGAGACTTTAAAAAcattggaaaaaaatattggaaTCCAAAATACACTGAAGCAAAGGACTATGTAGTGGCGCGTGAAAGACATGTGCCACTCCAGGAGTGTGCCGAACCGTCAATCTTGAAGATTCCAAAGTCGCTAAGCCTAGAAATGGGATTAATGGCTTAGGAAGCCCGCAGTGGGGCTCGTGGTGGTCTATGGCCTCCGAAAGGCATCAAAACAACATCCT
This sequence is a window from Carya illinoinensis cultivar Pawnee chromosome 9, C.illinoinensisPawnee_v1, whole genome shotgun sequence. Protein-coding genes within it:
- the LOC122277611 gene encoding uncharacterized protein LOC122277611 isoform X1; translated protein: MEYSSYKEVQVSGEQRVCRNESEYVQDSTQDFFTNEFGLPLTTIPNFEDMSCDIFYMLVREGSFKWLPGKRCSYNEEFEEMGRPPSARNWMREGDEQEGWKQC
- the LOC122277611 gene encoding uncharacterized protein LOC122277611 isoform X2: MEYSSYKEVQVSGEQRVCRNESEYVQDSTQDFFTNEFGLPLTTIPRSFKWLPGKRCSYNEEFEEMGRPPSARNWMREGDEQEGWKQC
- the LOC122277611 gene encoding uncharacterized protein LOC122277611 isoform X3, which translates into the protein MEYSSYKEVQVSGEQRVCRNESEYVQDSTQDFFTNEFGLPLTTIPKKDHLNGCLASGAPTMKNLKRWEGLHLRGIG